A stretch of Carya illinoinensis cultivar Pawnee chromosome 14, C.illinoinensisPawnee_v1, whole genome shotgun sequence DNA encodes these proteins:
- the LOC122293986 gene encoding methyltransferase N6AMT1-like isoform X1, producing MRQPNLWHKHNIFSSFQVLYKMFFKMAQISLVSTHREVYEPCDDSFALVDALLADRNNLLEHHPTLCMEVGCGSGYIITSLALMLGQKAAGVHYIATDVNPHAVRVTNETLEAHGVHAELLATDIASGLEMRLAGLVDVMVVNPPYVPTPEDEVGREGIASAWACGENGRRVIDKILPIADNLLSDKGWLYMVMLTANNPSEICLQMREKGYAARIVIQRSTEEESLQVIKFWREFNTQSRSKEMATANKTVPARVMQE from the exons ATGAGGCAACCAAATCTCTGgcataaacataatattttcaGT TCATTTCAGGTCCTTTACAAGATGTTCTTCAAGATGGCCCAAATCAGCCTTGTGAGTACACATAGGGAGGTTTATGAACCATGTGACGATTCATTTGCACTGGTTGATGCACTTCTCGCAGATAGAAATAACCTGTTAGAGCATCATCCAACATTGTGCATGGAAGTGGGTTGCGGTAGTGGGTATATCATCACCTCTTTAGCTCTCATGTTGGGACAGAAGGCTGCTGGAGTTCACTATATTGCTACTGATGTCAATCCTCATGCAGTGAGAGTTACCAATGAGACCCTAGAAGCACATGGTGTTCATGCAGAGTTGCTAGCCACTGACATTGCATCAGGATTGGAGATGCGTTTGGCAGGATTGGTTGATGTAATGGTTGTGAACCCACCATATGTGCCAACACCCGAAGATGAAGTGGGTCGTGAAGGAATTGCCTCTGCTTGGGCATGTGGGGAGAATGGCCGGAGAGTTATCGATAAGATATTGCCAATTGCTGACAATCTATTGTCAGATAAGGGCTGGTTGTACATGGTCATGCTTACCGCTAACAATCCCTCAGAGATATGCCTTCAAATGAGAGAGAAGGGATACGCTGCTAGAATTGTCATCCAGAGATCAACAGAAGAAGAGTCTCTTCAAGTCATTAAATTCTGGCGGGAGTTCAATACTCAAAGTAGGTCAAAGGAAATGGCGACAGCAAACAAAACAGTTCCTGCAAGAGTCATGCAGGAATGA
- the LOC122293983 gene encoding uncharacterized protein LOC122293983, producing the protein MAYRRRQQGMVSRHSTIALDADDDEDEAEEEDGVEEAKRGIHKPQPHRDSSSLVAKAIRASSAYRDTSLSSAYGHSSRSPNPTPASPSRSPSVSLQDSQSYEYTSMKSLSEPKHGFWGVLARKAKAVLDDDSAPQQIHTPESTRPQVPGRATMGKYQNPIHSDERLQDMESPKLQKGLGAIASSLNHIGGTIGSALEEGITIVESRTADIIQGTRKHIRKKPSGSDVQNEASKISTTSQRPQMQPQIQTDQELQLKASRDVAMAMAAKAKLLLRELKTVKADLAFAKERCAQLEEENKILRENRERGRNPEDDDLIRLQLETLLAEKARLAHENSVYARENRFLREVVEYHQLTMQDVVYLNEGTEEVTEVYPVTVPSGSNLNYASSASSPQPPSSFPSVPVRK; encoded by the exons ATGGCGTATAGAAGGAGGCAGCAGGGAATGGTATCGAGGCATTCGACCATTGCATTAGATGcggatgatgatgaagatgaagcagaagaagaagatggagtaGAGGAAGCAAAACGAGGAATTCACAAACCTCAGCCTCATCGCGACTCCTCATCACTCGTCGCCAAGGCAATTAGAGCATCTTCGGCCTACCGCGACACTTCTCTCTCCTCTGCTTACGGGCACTCTTCCCGCTCTCCCAACCCAACACCCGCATCTCCTTCTCGTTCTCCCTCCGTCTCTCTCCAg GATTCACAATCATATGAATATACATCAATGAAAAGTTTGAGCGAACCCAAACATGGATTTTGGGGTGTTCTGGCTAGAAAAGCTAAAGCAGTTCTTGATGATGATAGCGCACCCCAACAAATTCACACACCTGAAAGTACGAGGCCACAAGTGCCTGGTAGAGCAACAATGGGCAAG TACCAAAATCCCATTCACTCGGATGAGAGACTTCAAGACATGGAAAGCCCTAAACTACAAAAGGGGTTGGGTGCCATTGCATCTTCTCTTAATCATATTGGTGGCACCATTGGTAGTGCTTTAGAG GAGGGCATTACCATTGTGGAGAGCCGGACTGCAGATATCATTCAAGGAACTCGTAAGCATATCAGAAAAAAGCCCAGTGGTTCTGATGTACAGAATGAGGCATCAAAGATTTCTACTACATCACAACGACCCCAAATGCAACCCCAGATACAAACTGACCAAGAACTTCAGTTGAAGGCATCTCGCGAC GTTGCAATGGCAATGGCTGCGAAAGCAAAGCTTCTTCTTCGGGAGTTGAAGACTGTCAAAGCAGATCTGGCTTTTGCGAAGGAGCGATGTGCTCagctggaagaagaaaataaaattcttcgGGAGAATCGTGAAAGGGGAAGGAATCCAGAAGATGATGATTTG ATTCGGCTTCAACTTGAAACGCTTTTGGCAGAGAAGGCCAGATTGGCTCACGAAAACTCAGTTTATGCACGCGAGAATCGGTTTCTTAGGGAAGTTGTTGAATACCACCAGCTCACAATGCAGGATGTTGTATACTTAAATGAGGGCACTGAAGAGGTCACAGAAGTCTATCCCGTCACGGTTCCCTCGGGGTCAAATCTAAACTACGCTTCCTCAGCATCATCTCCACAACCACCCTCTTCATTTCCTTCTGTGCCTGTACGCAAGTGA
- the LOC122293986 gene encoding methyltransferase N6AMT1-like isoform X2, with translation MFFKMAQISLVSTHREVYEPCDDSFALVDALLADRNNLLEHHPTLCMEVGCGSGYIITSLALMLGQKAAGVHYIATDVNPHAVRVTNETLEAHGVHAELLATDIASGLEMRLAGLVDVMVVNPPYVPTPEDEVGREGIASAWACGENGRRVIDKILPIADNLLSDKGWLYMVMLTANNPSEICLQMREKGYAARIVIQRSTEEESLQVIKFWREFNTQSRSKEMATANKTVPARVMQE, from the coding sequence ATGTTCTTCAAGATGGCCCAAATCAGCCTTGTGAGTACACATAGGGAGGTTTATGAACCATGTGACGATTCATTTGCACTGGTTGATGCACTTCTCGCAGATAGAAATAACCTGTTAGAGCATCATCCAACATTGTGCATGGAAGTGGGTTGCGGTAGTGGGTATATCATCACCTCTTTAGCTCTCATGTTGGGACAGAAGGCTGCTGGAGTTCACTATATTGCTACTGATGTCAATCCTCATGCAGTGAGAGTTACCAATGAGACCCTAGAAGCACATGGTGTTCATGCAGAGTTGCTAGCCACTGACATTGCATCAGGATTGGAGATGCGTTTGGCAGGATTGGTTGATGTAATGGTTGTGAACCCACCATATGTGCCAACACCCGAAGATGAAGTGGGTCGTGAAGGAATTGCCTCTGCTTGGGCATGTGGGGAGAATGGCCGGAGAGTTATCGATAAGATATTGCCAATTGCTGACAATCTATTGTCAGATAAGGGCTGGTTGTACATGGTCATGCTTACCGCTAACAATCCCTCAGAGATATGCCTTCAAATGAGAGAGAAGGGATACGCTGCTAGAATTGTCATCCAGAGATCAACAGAAGAAGAGTCTCTTCAAGTCATTAAATTCTGGCGGGAGTTCAATACTCAAAGTAGGTCAAAGGAAATGGCGACAGCAAACAAAACAGTTCCTGCAAGAGTCATGCAGGAATGA